In a genomic window of Mycolicibacter heraklionensis:
- the rpsG gene encoding 30S ribosomal protein S7 — MPRKGPAPKRPLVNDPVYGSQLVTQLVNKVLLDGKKSLAERIVYGALEQARDKTGTDPVVTLKRAMDNVKPALEVRSRRVGGATYQVPVEVRAERSTTLALRWLVSFSRARREKTMIERLANEILDASNGLGAAVKRREDTHKMAEANRAFAHYRW, encoded by the coding sequence ATGCCGCGCAAGGGCCCCGCACCCAAGCGTCCGCTGGTCAACGACCCCGTCTACGGGTCCCAGCTGGTCACCCAGCTGGTCAACAAGGTGCTGCTGGATGGCAAGAAGTCGCTGGCTGAGCGCATCGTCTACGGCGCTCTCGAGCAGGCTCGGGACAAGACCGGCACCGACCCGGTCGTGACGCTCAAGCGCGCGATGGACAACGTCAAGCCGGCCCTTGAGGTTCGCAGCCGCCGCGTCGGTGGTGCCACCTACCAGGTTCCGGTCGAGGTGCGCGCCGAGCGCTCCACCACGCTGGCGCTGCGCTGGCTGGTGAGCTTCTCGCGGGCTCGCCGGGAGAAGACCATGATCGAGCGCCTGGCCAACGAGATCCTCGACGCCAGCAACGGCCTGGGTGCTGCCGTCAAGCGGCGTGAAGACACCCACAAGATGGCCGAGGCCAACCGGGCGTTCGCGCACTACCGCTGGTGA
- a CDS encoding NAD(P)/FAD-dependent oxidoreductase has translation MVPDNGIVIVGGGLAAVRTAEELRREEYAGPITIVSDETRPPYDRPPLTKEVLRGERDDTTLESPEFYASRDIGLRLGCGARSVDTAAQSVTLADGTVLGYDQLVIATGLVPRRIPSFGDLDGIRVVRSFEDSLALRDDAAGASRAVVIGAGFIGCEAAASLRKLGVDVVLVEPQPTPLAAVLGEQIGELVARLHRTNGVDVRSGIGVAEVRGTGRVETVVLTDGTELAADVVVLGVGSRPATQWLDGCGIDLDNGVVCDATGRTSVPNVWAVGDVAFWRGRDGNQVRVEHWSNVVTQVRVMVPTMLGRESLHDVAVPAYFWSDQYDVKIQCLGEPEATDTVHLVEDDGHKFLAYYERNGVLSGVVGAGRPGKVMGARAKIAAGAPISEVLNA, from the coding sequence GTGGTGCCCGACAACGGGATCGTTATCGTCGGCGGCGGCCTGGCGGCCGTTCGCACGGCCGAGGAATTGCGGCGCGAAGAATACGCGGGGCCGATCACCATCGTCTCCGATGAGACTCGCCCGCCCTATGACCGGCCGCCGCTGACCAAAGAGGTGCTGCGCGGCGAGCGCGACGACACCACGCTGGAGTCGCCGGAGTTCTACGCCTCCCGCGACATCGGCCTGCGGCTGGGCTGCGGTGCGCGCAGCGTGGACACCGCGGCGCAATCGGTGACGCTGGCCGATGGCACCGTGCTGGGCTACGACCAACTCGTGATCGCCACCGGTCTGGTGCCGCGGCGTATCCCGAGCTTCGGCGACTTGGACGGCATCCGGGTGGTCCGGTCTTTCGAGGACAGTCTGGCGCTGCGCGACGACGCGGCCGGCGCCAGCCGGGCGGTGGTGATCGGCGCGGGATTCATCGGCTGTGAGGCGGCGGCCAGCCTGCGCAAGCTGGGCGTGGACGTGGTGCTGGTCGAGCCGCAGCCCACCCCGCTGGCGGCCGTGCTCGGTGAGCAGATCGGCGAACTGGTGGCGCGGCTGCACCGGACCAACGGCGTCGATGTCCGCAGCGGCATTGGCGTCGCCGAGGTTCGCGGCACGGGCCGCGTCGAGACCGTCGTGCTCACCGACGGCACCGAGCTGGCTGCCGACGTGGTGGTGCTCGGCGTCGGTTCGCGGCCGGCGACCCAGTGGCTGGACGGCTGCGGGATCGACCTCGACAACGGGGTGGTGTGCGACGCGACCGGGCGCACCAGTGTGCCGAACGTGTGGGCCGTCGGCGATGTGGCGTTCTGGCGGGGCCGCGACGGGAATCAGGTGCGCGTCGAGCACTGGAGCAATGTCGTCACCCAGGTGCGGGTGATGGTCCCGACCATGCTGGGCCGGGAGTCCCTGCACGACGTGGCGGTGCCCGCGTACTTCTGGAGCGACCAGTACGACGTGAAGATCCAGTGCCTGGGTGAGCCGGAGGCCACCGACACCGTGCACCTGGTCGAGGACGACGGCCACAAGTTCCTGGCCTACTACGAGCGCAACGGTGTGCTGTCCGGTGTGGTCGGCGCGGGCCGGCCCGGCAAGGTGATGGGTGCGCGGGCCAAGATCGCCGCGGGCGCCCCGATCTCCGAGGTGCTCAACGCATAG
- a CDS encoding SHOCT domain-containing protein has translation MLWRYVKAQLLVLLCGGMVGPIFLIVYYAIGEYEMTRWMYYSGIAITVVDVLVGIALAYFGARSASNAALLERDGVLALAQINGITETGTRINDQPLVKLQLHIAGPGLTPMDTEDRVIASVSRLGNITARKLVVQVDPVSGKHLIDWERSAVVNGLVPAQFTVAEDGQTYDLSGQSGPLMEILQLLKSHGVGLNQMVDVRSNPALRQQISAVVRRAVAQQSAAGESAAVPVVEQPSVGERLQELSALHAAGTVTDEEYAQKRAQIIADL, from the coding sequence GTGTTGTGGCGATACGTGAAGGCACAGTTGCTCGTGCTGTTGTGCGGAGGCATGGTCGGGCCCATTTTCCTGATCGTCTACTACGCCATCGGCGAGTACGAGATGACGCGGTGGATGTACTACAGCGGTATCGCGATCACGGTGGTCGATGTGCTGGTGGGCATTGCGCTGGCGTATTTCGGGGCGAGATCGGCGAGCAATGCCGCCCTGCTGGAACGCGACGGGGTGTTGGCGCTCGCGCAGATCAACGGCATCACCGAGACCGGCACCCGGATCAACGACCAACCGCTGGTCAAGTTGCAGTTGCACATCGCCGGGCCGGGTCTGACGCCGATGGACACCGAGGACCGGGTCATCGCCAGCGTCAGCCGATTGGGGAACATCACCGCCCGCAAGCTGGTGGTCCAGGTCGACCCGGTCAGCGGCAAGCACCTGATCGACTGGGAACGCAGCGCTGTGGTCAATGGGCTGGTGCCTGCGCAGTTCACCGTCGCCGAAGACGGCCAGACCTACGACTTGAGCGGGCAGTCCGGTCCGCTGATGGAGATCCTGCAGCTGCTCAAGTCCCACGGCGTGGGTCTGAACCAGATGGTCGACGTGCGGTCGAACCCTGCACTGCGACAGCAGATCAGCGCGGTGGTGCGCCGAGCGGTCGCTCAGCAGTCGGCGGCCGGCGAGTCCGCAGCTGTGCCGGTCGTCGAGCAGCCGTCTGTCGGCGAGCGGTTGCAGGAGCTGTCGGCACTGCACGCGGCGGGAACGGTGACCGACGAAGAGTACGCACAGAAACGGGCCCAGATCATCGCCGACCTCTGA
- a CDS encoding SDR family NAD(P)-dependent oxidoreductase, which produces MGYADSLFDLTGRVVLVTGGSRGLGREMALAAARCGADVLIASRKLEACQATAAEIEAETGRTAMPYAVHVGRWDQLDGLVDAAYERFGRVDVLVNNAGMSPVYDKQTDVTEKMFDAVVNLNLKGPFRLSALIGERMVAAGRGSIINVSTHGSIRPHPSFIPYAASKAGLNVMTEALAQAFGPTVRVNTLMPGPFLTDISKAWNFGEADNPFGAAALQRAGNPPEIVGAALFLMSDASSFTTGSIVRADGGSV; this is translated from the coding sequence ATGGGTTATGCGGATTCGCTCTTCGACCTGACCGGTCGGGTGGTGCTGGTCACCGGCGGCAGCCGCGGTCTGGGGCGCGAGATGGCGCTGGCGGCCGCCCGCTGCGGCGCCGACGTGCTGATCGCCAGCCGCAAACTCGAGGCGTGCCAGGCCACCGCCGCTGAGATCGAGGCCGAGACGGGGCGCACCGCAATGCCGTATGCGGTGCACGTCGGGCGCTGGGATCAGCTCGACGGCTTGGTCGACGCGGCCTATGAGCGGTTCGGCCGGGTCGATGTGCTGGTCAACAACGCGGGTATGTCGCCGGTTTACGACAAGCAGACCGACGTCACCGAGAAGATGTTCGACGCCGTGGTCAACCTGAATCTCAAAGGGCCGTTTCGGTTGTCGGCGTTGATCGGTGAACGGATGGTGGCCGCGGGCCGGGGATCGATCATCAACGTCAGCACCCACGGATCGATTCGCCCACACCCGTCGTTCATCCCCTACGCCGCGTCCAAGGCCGGGCTCAACGTCATGACCGAAGCGCTGGCCCAGGCGTTCGGCCCCACGGTCCGGGTCAACACCTTGATGCCCGGCCCGTTTCTGACCGACATCTCCAAGGCGTGGAATTTCGGGGAAGCCGATAACCCGTTTGGCGCCGCCGCATTGCAGCGCGCCGGGAATCCGCCCGAGATCGTCGGCGCAGCACTGTTTTTGATGTCGGACGCCTCCAGCTTCACCACCGGCTCGATCGTGCGGGCCGACGGCGGCAGTGTCTGA
- a CDS encoding DUF3060 domain-containing protein: MKWTALAGALLGLAAGSLGGAAGAQAVPGDIHIYGVHETHTLDCNGGTLFINGVNLTIHAMGTCWAVTTQGSQNTVIADTIVNDVTVYGNDTTVYYHNGDPLLFDRGRELGMTNRLQRVPA, from the coding sequence ATGAAATGGACCGCGCTGGCTGGTGCGCTGCTGGGTCTGGCCGCCGGTTCACTGGGGGGTGCCGCGGGCGCACAAGCCGTGCCCGGCGACATCCACATCTACGGGGTGCACGAGACCCACACCCTGGACTGCAACGGCGGGACGCTGTTCATCAACGGCGTCAACCTCACCATCCACGCGATGGGAACCTGCTGGGCGGTGACCACACAGGGCTCGCAGAACACCGTGATCGCCGACACCATCGTCAACGACGTCACCGTCTACGGCAACGACACGACCGTGTACTACCACAATGGCGACCCGCTGCTGTTCGACCGCGGACGCGAGCTGGGGATGACGAACCGGCTCCAACGCGTACCGGCGTGA
- the fusA gene encoding elongation factor G has product MAQDVLTDLNKVRNIGIMAHIDAGKTTTTERILYYTGVNYKIGETHDGASTTDWMEQEQERGITITSAAVTCFWNKNQINIIDTPGHVDFTVEVERSLRVLDGAVAVFDGKEGVEPQSEQVWRQADKYDVPRICFVNKMDKLGADFYFTVRTIEERLGARPLVIQLPIGAENDFEGIVDLVEMNAKVWRGETKLGETYETIEIPADLADKAEEYRTALIEAVAETDEALLEKYLGGEELSIEEIKGGIRKLTVSSELYPVLCGSAFKNKGVQPMLDAVIDYLPSPLDVESVQGHVPGKEDEIISRKPSIDEPFSALAFKIAVHPFFGKLTYVRVYSGKVESGAQVVNSTKGKKERLGKLFQMHSNKENPVESVSAGHIYAVIGLKDTTTGDTLCDPANQIVLESMTFPAPVIEVAIEPKTKSDQEKLSLAIQKLAEEDPTFKVHLDQETGQTVIGGMGELHLDILVDRMRREFKVEANVGKPQVAYKETIRRKVEKVEYTHKKQTGGSGQFAKVLIDVEPFTGEDGATYEFENKVTGGRVPREYIPAVDAGAQDAMQYGVLAGYPLVNIKVTLIDGQYHDVDSSEMAFKVAGSQALKKAAAAAQPVILEPIMAVEVTTPEDYMGDVIGDLNSRRGQIQAMEERSGARVVKAQVPLSEMFGYVGDLRSKTQGRANYSMVFDSYAEVPAQVAKEIIAKATGE; this is encoded by the coding sequence GTGGCACAGGATGTGCTGACTGACCTGAACAAGGTCCGCAATATCGGCATCATGGCGCACATCGATGCGGGTAAGACGACGACGACCGAGCGGATCCTGTACTACACCGGCGTCAACTACAAGATCGGTGAGACGCACGACGGCGCCTCCACGACCGACTGGATGGAGCAGGAGCAGGAGCGCGGCATCACCATCACCTCCGCCGCGGTGACCTGCTTCTGGAACAAGAACCAGATCAACATCATCGACACCCCGGGCCACGTCGACTTCACCGTCGAGGTGGAGCGGTCCCTGCGTGTCCTTGATGGCGCCGTTGCCGTGTTCGACGGCAAGGAGGGCGTGGAGCCGCAGTCCGAGCAGGTGTGGCGGCAGGCCGACAAGTACGACGTGCCCCGGATCTGCTTCGTCAACAAGATGGACAAGCTCGGTGCGGACTTCTACTTCACCGTGCGCACCATCGAGGAGCGCCTCGGCGCTCGTCCGCTGGTGATCCAGCTGCCGATCGGCGCGGAGAACGACTTCGAGGGCATCGTCGACCTGGTCGAGATGAACGCCAAGGTGTGGCGCGGCGAGACCAAGCTCGGTGAGACCTACGAAACCATCGAGATCCCGGCCGACCTGGCCGACAAGGCCGAGGAGTACCGCACTGCGCTGATCGAGGCGGTCGCCGAGACCGACGAGGCGCTGCTGGAGAAGTACCTCGGCGGCGAGGAGCTCTCGATCGAGGAGATCAAGGGCGGCATCCGCAAGCTGACGGTCTCTTCGGAGCTGTACCCGGTGCTGTGCGGCAGCGCGTTCAAGAACAAGGGTGTCCAGCCGATGCTGGACGCGGTGATCGACTACCTGCCGTCGCCGCTGGACGTCGAGTCGGTGCAGGGCCACGTGCCCGGCAAGGAAGACGAGATCATCAGCCGCAAGCCCAGCATCGACGAGCCGTTCTCGGCGCTGGCGTTCAAGATCGCGGTGCACCCGTTCTTCGGCAAGCTCACCTACGTCCGGGTGTACTCGGGCAAGGTGGAGTCCGGTGCTCAGGTGGTCAACTCGACCAAGGGCAAGAAGGAGCGGCTGGGCAAGCTGTTCCAGATGCACTCCAACAAGGAGAACCCGGTCGAATCGGTTTCTGCCGGCCACATCTACGCGGTGATCGGCCTCAAGGACACCACCACCGGCGACACGCTCTGCGACCCGGCCAACCAGATCGTGCTGGAGTCGATGACGTTCCCGGCTCCGGTCATCGAGGTGGCCATCGAGCCCAAGACCAAGAGCGACCAGGAGAAGCTGAGCCTGGCGATCCAGAAGCTGGCCGAAGAGGACCCGACCTTCAAGGTGCACCTCGACCAGGAGACCGGCCAGACCGTGATCGGCGGCATGGGCGAACTGCACCTGGACATCCTGGTGGACCGCATGCGCCGCGAGTTCAAGGTCGAGGCCAACGTCGGCAAGCCGCAGGTGGCCTACAAGGAGACCATCCGCCGCAAGGTGGAGAAGGTCGAATACACCCACAAGAAGCAGACGGGTGGTTCGGGCCAGTTCGCGAAGGTCCTCATCGACGTCGAGCCCTTCACCGGCGAAGACGGTGCGACCTACGAGTTCGAGAACAAGGTCACCGGCGGGCGCGTGCCTCGCGAGTACATCCCCGCGGTGGACGCCGGGGCCCAGGACGCCATGCAGTACGGCGTGCTGGCCGGCTACCCGCTGGTCAACATCAAGGTCACCCTGATCGACGGTCAGTACCACGACGTCGACTCCTCCGAGATGGCCTTCAAGGTGGCCGGCTCGCAGGCGCTGAAGAAGGCTGCCGCCGCCGCGCAGCCGGTGATCCTGGAACCGATCATGGCCGTTGAGGTCACCACGCCCGAGGACTACATGGGCGACGTGATCGGCGACCTGAACTCCCGCCGTGGCCAGATCCAGGCCATGGAGGAGCGCAGCGGTGCGCGCGTCGTCAAGGCGCAGGTGCCGCTGTCAGAGATGTTCGGCTACGTCGGAGACCTGCGGTCGAAGACCCAGGGCCGGGCGAACTACTCCATGGTTTTCGACTCCTACGCTGAAGTGCCGGCGCAGGTGGCGAAGGAGATCATCGCGAAGGCAACGGGCGAGTAA
- a CDS encoding TetR/AcrR family transcriptional regulator, with the protein MSARPDPPTAGGRSRANGKSGARPVKLSRDVIVNAALNFLDREGWDALTINALATQLGTKGPSLYNHVHSLNDLRRAMRMRVIDDILEMLTQVGQGRARDDAVLVMAGAYRSYAHHHPGRYSAFTRMPLGGDDPEYTAAATRAAAPVIEVLASYGLEGDRAFHAALEFWAAMHGFVLLEMTGVMDDVDTDAVFADMVRRLASAMDSRTE; encoded by the coding sequence ATGTCAGCTCGACCAGACCCGCCCACAGCGGGGGGTCGCTCGCGCGCCAACGGCAAATCGGGGGCGCGCCCGGTCAAGCTGAGTCGCGACGTCATCGTCAACGCCGCCCTGAACTTCCTGGACCGCGAGGGCTGGGACGCGCTGACCATCAACGCGTTGGCCACCCAGCTGGGCACCAAGGGTCCGTCGCTGTACAACCACGTGCACAGCCTCAATGACCTGCGCCGCGCCATGCGCATGCGGGTCATCGACGACATTCTGGAGATGCTGACCCAGGTCGGCCAGGGTCGCGCCCGCGACGACGCGGTGCTGGTGATGGCCGGGGCCTACCGCAGCTATGCCCACCATCACCCGGGCCGGTATTCGGCGTTCACCCGGATGCCCCTGGGCGGCGACGACCCGGAGTACACCGCCGCGGCAACCCGAGCCGCCGCCCCGGTCATCGAGGTGTTGGCGTCCTACGGACTCGAAGGGGACCGGGCGTTTCACGCGGCGCTGGAGTTCTGGGCGGCGATGCACGGATTTGTCCTGTTGGAGATGACCGGCGTGATGGATGACGTGGACACCGACGCCGTCTTCGCCGACATGGTGCGCAGGCTGGCTTCGGCGATGGACAGCCGCACCGAGTAG
- the tuf gene encoding elongation factor Tu: MAKAKFERTKPHVNIGTIGHVDHGKTTLTAAITKVLHDKYPDLNESRAFDQIDNAPEERQRGITINISHVEYQTEKRHYAHVDAPGHADYIKNMITGAAQMDGAILVVAATDGPMPQTREHVLLARQVGVPYILVALNKSDMVDDEELLELVEMEVRELLGAQEFDEEAPVVRVSALKALEGDAKWVKSVEDLMDAVDESIPDPVRETDKPFLMPVEDVFTITGRGTVVTGRVERGVINVNEEVEIVGIRPDTTKTTVTGVEMFRKLLDQGQAGDNVGLLIRGIKREDVERGQVVVKPGTTTPHTEFEGQAYILSKDEGGRHTPFFNNYRPQFYFRTTDVTGVVSLPEGTEMVMPGDNTEMTVKLIQPVAMDEGLRFAIREGGRTVGAGRVTKIIK; the protein is encoded by the coding sequence GTGGCGAAGGCGAAGTTCGAGCGGACGAAGCCGCACGTCAACATCGGGACCATCGGTCACGTTGACCACGGCAAGACCACGCTGACCGCGGCTATCACCAAGGTTCTGCACGACAAGTACCCGGACCTGAACGAGTCGCGTGCGTTCGACCAGATCGACAACGCTCCCGAAGAGCGTCAGCGCGGTATCACGATCAACATCTCCCACGTGGAGTACCAGACCGAGAAGCGGCACTACGCCCACGTCGACGCGCCGGGCCACGCCGACTACATCAAGAACATGATCACCGGTGCCGCCCAGATGGACGGCGCGATCCTGGTGGTCGCGGCCACCGACGGCCCGATGCCGCAGACCCGCGAGCACGTGCTGCTGGCCCGTCAGGTCGGTGTGCCCTACATCCTGGTGGCGCTGAACAAGTCCGACATGGTCGACGACGAGGAGCTCCTCGAGCTCGTCGAGATGGAGGTCCGCGAGCTGCTGGGTGCCCAGGAGTTCGACGAGGAGGCCCCGGTGGTTCGGGTGTCGGCTCTGAAGGCGCTCGAGGGCGACGCGAAGTGGGTCAAGTCCGTCGAGGACCTGATGGACGCCGTCGACGAGTCCATCCCGGACCCGGTCCGCGAGACCGACAAGCCGTTCCTGATGCCGGTTGAGGACGTGTTCACGATCACCGGTCGTGGCACCGTGGTCACCGGTCGTGTCGAGCGTGGCGTGATCAACGTGAACGAGGAAGTCGAGATCGTCGGCATCCGTCCGGACACCACCAAGACCACCGTCACCGGTGTGGAGATGTTCCGCAAGCTGCTGGACCAGGGTCAGGCCGGTGACAACGTCGGTCTGCTGATCCGTGGTATCAAGCGTGAGGACGTCGAGCGTGGCCAGGTTGTGGTCAAGCCCGGCACCACCACCCCGCACACCGAGTTCGAGGGTCAGGCCTACATCCTGTCCAAGGACGAGGGTGGTCGCCACACGCCGTTCTTCAACAACTACCGTCCGCAGTTCTACTTCCGCACCACCGACGTGACCGGTGTGGTGAGCCTGCCGGAGGGTACCGAGATGGTGATGCCCGGTGACAACACCGAGATGACCGTCAAGCTGATCCAGCCCGTCGCCATGGACGAGGGTCTGCGGTTCGCCATCCGTGAGGGTGGTCGTACCGTCGGCGCCGGCCGGGTCACCAAGATCATCAAGTAG
- a CDS encoding mycofactocin-coupled SDR family oxidoreductase — protein MSESQNHNLQGKVAFVTGAARGQGRSHAVRLAAAGADIIAADICAPASDCITYPAATPEEFAEMVSAVEAQGRKVLARPVDVRDDEALRKLVNDGVEQFGRLDVVVANAGVLSWGRLWELTDEQWNTVIDVNLTGTWRTIRAAVPAMIEAGNGGSIVIVSSSAGLKATPGNGHYAASKHALVALTNTLALEVGAYRIRVNSIHPYSVDTPMIEPQVMAEIFRERPDYLHAFPPMPLHPPSFMTSDQVSDVVVWLAGDGSGILTGVQIPVDKGALKY, from the coding sequence GTGAGCGAGAGCCAGAACCACAATCTGCAGGGCAAGGTGGCCTTTGTTACCGGCGCGGCGCGCGGCCAAGGTCGTTCGCACGCGGTCCGGCTGGCGGCCGCCGGTGCCGACATCATCGCCGCCGACATCTGTGCCCCGGCGTCGGACTGCATCACCTACCCGGCGGCCACGCCCGAGGAATTCGCCGAGATGGTCAGCGCGGTCGAGGCCCAGGGCCGCAAGGTGCTGGCCCGGCCGGTCGACGTCCGCGACGACGAAGCGCTGCGCAAGTTGGTCAACGACGGAGTCGAGCAGTTCGGCCGGCTGGACGTGGTGGTGGCCAACGCCGGCGTGCTGAGCTGGGGCCGGCTGTGGGAGCTCACCGACGAGCAGTGGAACACCGTCATCGACGTGAACCTGACCGGCACCTGGCGCACCATCCGGGCGGCGGTGCCGGCGATGATCGAGGCCGGCAACGGCGGTTCGATCGTGATCGTCAGCTCGTCGGCCGGGCTGAAGGCCACGCCCGGCAACGGCCACTACGCGGCGAGCAAGCACGCCCTGGTGGCTCTCACCAACACGCTGGCCCTCGAGGTAGGGGCGTACCGGATCCGGGTCAACTCGATTCACCCCTACTCGGTGGACACCCCGATGATCGAGCCGCAGGTAATGGCCGAGATCTTCCGCGAACGCCCCGACTACCTCCACGCCTTCCCTCCGATGCCGCTGCACCCGCCATCGTTCATGACCTCTGACCAGGTCTCCGACGTGGTGGTTTGGTTGGCCGGTGATGGCTCTGGAATCCTGACGGGAGTCCAGATCCCGGTCGACAAGGGCGCGCTCAAGTACTGA
- the rpsL gene encoding 30S ribosomal protein S12, whose translation MPTIQQLVRKGRRDKVAKVKTAALKGSPQRRGVCTRVYTTTPKKPNSALRKVARVKLTSQVEVTAYIPGEGHNLQEHSMVLVRGGRVKDLPGVRYKIIRGSLDTQGVKNRKQARSRYGAKKEKS comes from the coding sequence ATGCCAACCATTCAGCAGCTGGTCCGTAAGGGTCGCCGCGACAAGGTCGCCAAGGTGAAGACCGCGGCCCTCAAGGGCAGCCCGCAGCGTCGAGGCGTGTGCACCCGCGTGTACACCACCACCCCGAAGAAGCCGAACTCGGCACTTCGCAAGGTGGCGCGCGTGAAGCTGACCAGCCAGGTGGAGGTGACCGCCTACATCCCGGGTGAGGGCCACAACCTGCAGGAGCACTCGATGGTGCTGGTGCGTGGTGGTCGTGTGAAGGACCTGCCGGGTGTGCGCTACAAGATCATCCGCGGCTCGCTGGACACCCAGGGAGTCAAGAACCGCAAGCAGGCCCGCAGCCGCTACGGCGCGAAGAAGGAGAAGAGCTGA
- a CDS encoding phosphotransferase family protein has translation MAESQLDAAALGRWLDAHGAPGDGEPTVLEPLTGGSQNTLYRLRRGEATMVLRMPGARADAARIDGLRREIRLVRALSGTDVPHAELVAADDTGDLLGAPFYVMAEVRGWNSTGNAWPAPFDTDLTARRGLAFELVEGAARLGRVDWRAQGLDGFGRPDGFHERQVDRWLAFLDSYRVRDLPGLDEAADWLRRNRPAHYTPGIMHGDYQFANVMYAHGAPAKLVAIIDWEMTTIGDPLLDLAWALLGYDGENPRTQGYYADLAGMPTRSELLAHYERVSGLSTENIDYYLVLANWKLGIVLEKTYAASVSGDRVDPKIAAAMGPMIPQLISKAAELAASLSARRA, from the coding sequence ATGGCTGAATCACAGCTCGATGCTGCGGCGTTAGGGCGATGGCTCGACGCTCATGGCGCACCCGGGGACGGCGAACCGACCGTCCTGGAACCGCTGACCGGCGGCTCGCAGAACACCCTCTATCGGCTCCGCCGGGGCGAGGCCACGATGGTGCTGCGAATGCCGGGCGCCCGGGCGGACGCCGCCCGCATCGACGGGTTGCGGCGCGAGATCCGACTGGTGCGGGCGTTGTCGGGCACTGATGTCCCGCATGCGGAGTTGGTCGCCGCCGACGACACCGGCGACCTGCTGGGCGCACCGTTCTACGTGATGGCCGAGGTGCGCGGCTGGAACTCCACCGGAAACGCCTGGCCGGCGCCGTTCGACACGGACCTGACCGCCCGCCGCGGGCTGGCCTTCGAGCTGGTCGAGGGCGCCGCCCGCCTCGGCCGAGTGGACTGGCGGGCGCAGGGCCTCGACGGGTTCGGCCGCCCGGACGGATTCCACGAACGCCAGGTCGATCGCTGGCTGGCGTTCCTGGACAGCTACCGGGTGCGCGACCTGCCGGGCCTGGACGAGGCCGCGGACTGGCTGCGCCGCAACCGGCCGGCGCACTACACGCCGGGAATCATGCACGGCGACTACCAGTTCGCCAATGTGATGTACGCGCACGGCGCCCCGGCGAAACTGGTCGCGATCATCGACTGGGAGATGACGACCATCGGCGACCCACTGCTGGACCTGGCCTGGGCGCTGCTCGGCTACGACGGCGAAAACCCCCGAACGCAAGGCTATTACGCCGACCTCGCCGGAATGCCGACGCGCAGTGAGCTGCTGGCTCATTATGAGCGGGTGAGCGGGTTGTCGACGGAGAACATCGACTACTACCTGGTGCTGGCCAACTGGAAGCTCGGGATCGTGCTGGAGAAGACCTACGCCGCCTCGGTCAGCGGTGACCGGGTGGACCCGAAGATCGCCGCCGCCATGGGGCCGATGATCCCGCAGCTGATCTCCAAGGCAGCCGAACTGGCCGCTTCGCTGTCCGCAAGGCGTGCCTGA